One window from the genome of Hippocampus zosterae strain Florida chromosome 7, ASM2543408v3, whole genome shotgun sequence encodes:
- the gja4 gene encoding gap junction protein alpha 4 — protein MSRADWSFLEHLLEEGQEYSTGVGRVWLTVLFLFRMLVLGTAAESAWDDEQIDFVCNTRQPGCTAVCYDKAFPISHFRYFVLQVIFVSTPTIFYFGYVAIRSGKGDVGKEESEPAEEGRTEPVAEKRKERNPPEAPKLKGKLLCAYTFSILLKVLLEAGFILGLWFLYDGFLIEAKFECVGFPCPHTVDCFVSRPTEKTIFTIYTQAIAAVSLLLNLIELLHLLQLAISHRLRRRYRANRPRSEPVAGAAAREETPGPSRAACYGKPGESFGDVPVTAEWEPAAAASDVLPSYTNCMEAARTSRSSRNHDGQKAKNNRGGASKHKHYV, from the coding sequence ATGTCCAGAGCTGACTGGTCCTTTCTGGAGCACCTGCTGGAGGAGGGCCAGGAGTATTCCACGGGCGTCGGCCGCGTCTGGCTCACCGTTCTCTTCCTGTTTCGCATGCTGGTGCTCGGCACCGCGGCGGAGTCCGCCTGGGACGACGAGCAAATCGACTTTGTATGTAACACGCGCCAACCGGGCTGCACCGCCGTCTGCTACGACAAAGCCTTCCCCATCTCCCACTTTCGCTATTTTGTCCTCCAAGTCATCTTCGTCTCCACGCCCACCATCTTCTACTTTGGCTACGTGGCTATTCGCTCGGGGAAGGGAGACGTCGGGAAGGAGGAGAGCGAGCCGGCGGAAGAAGGTCGGACGGAGCCCGTCGCGGAGAAGCGGAAAGAGCGGAACCCACCGGAAGCTCCCAAGTTGAAGGGCAAGCTGTTATGCGCGTACACGTTCAGCATCCTTCTAAAAGTGCTCCTGGAGGCAGGCTTCATCCTGGGCCTGTGGTTCCTCTATGACGGCTTCCTCATCGAAGCCAAGTTTGAGTGCGTGGGCTTCCCCTGCCCCCACACGGTGGACTGCTTCGTCTCCCGACCCACCGAGAAGACCATCTTCACCATCTACACTCAGGCCATCGCCGCCGTCTCCCTGCTGCTCAACTTGATCGAGCTCCTCCACCTGCTTCAGCTTGCAATTTCCCATCGGCTGAGGAGACGGTACCGGGCGAACCGGCCACGCTCCGAACCGgtcgcgggggcggcggcccgAGAGGAGACACCGGGGCCGAGCCGGGCCGCGTGCTACGGCAAGCCCGGCGAGAGCTTTGGCGACGTCCCCGTAACGGCGGAGTGGGAGCCGGCGGCGGCCGCAAGCGACGTGCTTCCTAGCTATACCAACTGCATGGAGGCTGCGAGGACGTCGCGCTCGTCCCGGAATCACGACGGGCAAAAGGCAAAGAACAACCGCGGGGGAGCTTCAAAACACAAGCACTATGTGTGA